The Rhinoraja longicauda isolate Sanriku21f chromosome 25, sRhiLon1.1, whole genome shotgun sequence genome has a window encoding:
- the LOC144605965 gene encoding uncharacterized protein LOC144605965, whose protein sequence is MASVERLPVCLPEWSVGIRRFRFVFLSSSNSVTLCQDFQMKDNLIPLFLGADVIAKTSIRTENHPRIHAKFAKRGLATKLTFSSEFRFEGLKIPTMVNSLWFYSIQGLFRIAFEMYNKEQQLDVLVVLQELWKARISDPVLNEKYDVKVLQNFLGGELHENCLPDKCSQKSFSALHPSIRRTNKISDHFCSRTSFLDYTNNSIANQGDHNYCVQERNLQETEESCIGNSLCIETLSDDPLSIKFRSIYQTFKMLPSERHKEHEKAIILLFDVVELIISETISAQKLADMILQLLTHVQDFIIKAEITETGINSIYSSHMLFSVSKWLGRQFYVANGSISKQVEEFKTVHINRITDLPPAEELVDKLFPEAMKVLLLSWMGLEDNSALWKRQSEYPIVLLILEFANHNLITGVAHVLYSSLICK, encoded by the exons ATGGCTTCTGTTGAACGATTGCCTGTCTGTTTACCCGAATGGAGCGTGGGCATCAGGAGATTCCGCTTTGTTTTCCTGAGCTCGTCCAATTCAGTCACGTTGTGCCAAGATTTTCAGATGAAG GATAATTTGATTCCCCTCTTTCTTGGTGCTGATGTGATTGCAAAAACGAGCATTCGCACTGAAAATCATCCAAGAATTCATGCAAAATTTGCAAAGAGAGGTTTGGCAACCAAGCTCACTTTTAGTTCAG AATTTCGATTTGAAGGATTGAAAATACCAACCATGGTGAACAGTTTGTGGTTTTACAGCATTCAGGGGCTTTTTCGAATTGCTTTTGAGATGTACAATAAGGAACAACAGCTAGATGTTCTTGTTGTCCTACAG GAATTGTGGAAAGCAAGAATAAGTGACCCTGTTCTGAATGAAAAATATGATGTTAAAGTTCTGCAAAACTTCCTTGGTGGAGAACTGCATGAAAATTGCCTTCCTGATAAATGCAGCCAGAAAAGTTTCTCTGCATTGCACCCAAGCATTCGAAGAACTAATAAGATTTCTGATCATTTCTGTAGCAGAACTTCATTTTTAGATTATACTAACAACAGTATTGCAAATCAGGGAGATCATAACTACTGTGTACAAGAAAGAAATTTACAAGAAACCGAAGAATCTTGTATAGGTAACTCACTGTGTATAGAAACTTTGAGTGATGATCCTTTGTCCATCAAGTTTAGATCAATATATCAGACTTTTAAAATGTTACCATCAGAAAGACACAAGGAACACGAGAAAGCAATTATACTGTTATTTGATGTTGTGGAACTCATAATAAGTGAAACAATATCAGCACAGAAGTTGGCTGATATGATACTGCAACTTTTAACTCATGTTCAAGACTTCATTATCAAGGCTGAAATCACTGAAACGGGGATTAATTCTATTTATTCCAGTCACATGCTCTTCTCTGTAAGTAAGTGGTTAGGACGTCAGTTTTATGTTGCAAATGGCTCGATCAGCAAGCAAGTAGAGGAGTTTAAAACAGTCCACATCAACCGAATCACAGACTTGCCACCTGCTGAGGAGCTGGTGGATAAACTATTTCCTGAAGCCATGAAGGTTTTGCTGTTAAGCTGGATGGGCCTTGAAGACAATTCTGCCTTGTGGAAACGACAAAGTGAATACCCAATAGTGCTTCTTATATTAGAATTTGCCAACCATAATCTAATTACTGGTGTTGCTCATGTTTTATATTCTAGCTTAATCTGTAAATAA
- the zcchc8 gene encoding zinc finger CCHC domain-containing protein 8: MAAERMELDFGDRRLFEEFEDSRQSHVRFNSQEDGGDEAECAPKKLRACEESVAYLRAENQELRRKLNLLTHPSKIVVSDSKTDGPMVQILFMNNNISKQFHQEIEDYVAGLVEKYEKELQSDSEKTVFNIKPQPSSVLLEEQPNVKSLNTGKKIKEAFHVVGSVQYFTSFCLDKLGQPLLNENPQLTNGWEIPKYQQVFAQVVSLNGQEVELKAKRPKPCCFNCGSTEHQLKDCPRPRDLARISEKRKEFMTMSSDSPHSGSQQRYHAERFEKFKPGVISAELKEALGMTDEALPPFIYRMRQLGYPPGWLLETLQENSGLALYDGRDSSDGDMEQDKQHPKARFPSYDTSKLIDYAGFNAVIPKGIQDEWRLYGSIPMQSHHLKEHFVHQLNANDLTTKHSSNKRGSDADSNLDGVKKHKSEKVETNAYAYDMDIDSDSESLKPFHAIPPMPPGCPITSSPPPLPRGTPPSTPPTFVPPAPPTPTRPPLPKDTPPSTPSTCSPARLSLQDGNTQSVTPLIVDKTLDEDVLSLEELEEQQRLIWAALAQTEGTVSETECPCDSPVTKSSTNSSPAITPVDNCMEIESNDKMGIVECKIESPIAEASSSDSGEKQINSLKGSWHREENTQPENSGMETESSKAIQDSTPTSAESTGGNGECLEETDEANTSAVPETLQANRVSAVPDMSKFATGITPFEYDNLSEATGTYLKLRDLLKNSPRNKMKKK, translated from the exons ATGGCCGCCGAGAGGATGGAGCTGGATTTCGGGGACCGCAGATTGTTCGAGGAGTTCGAGGATTCAAGGCAGTCTCACGTCCGCTTCAACAGTCAGGAGGACGGCGGCGACGAGGCAGAGTGCGCGCCGAAGAAGCTGCGGGCATGCGAGGAGAGCGTGGCCTACCTGAGGGCGGAGAAT CAGGAACTTAGGAGGAAGCTGAATTTGCTGACCCACCCAAG TAAAATAGTTGTGAGCGACTCCAAAACAGATGGCCCAATGGTACAGATCTTGTTTATGaataacaatatttcaaa GCAGTTTCATCAAGAAATTGAAGACTACGTCGCAGGTTTAGTCGAAAAGTATGAAAAGGAATTGCAAAGTGACTCtgaaaaaactgtttttaataTAAAACCCCAG CCATCAAGTGTGCTGTTAGAAGAGCAACCAAATGTGAAAAGTTTAAATACAGGAAAGAAAATAAAAGAGGCGTTTCAT GTTGTGGGAAGTGTTCAGTACTTCACCAGCTTTTGTCTTGACAAACTTGGACAGCCATTGTTAAATGAGAATCCACAACTGACAAATGGGTGGGAAATACCCAA ATACCAGCAAGTCTTCGCTCAAGTTGTATCCTTAAATGGACAAGAAGTGGAACTGAAAGCTAAGAG GCCAAAACCTTGTTGTTTCAACTGTGGTTCAACAGAACATCAGTTAAAAGATTGTCCAAGG CCACGTGATCTTGCTCGTATTAGTGAGAAACGAAAAGAGTTTATGACTATGTCTAGTGATTCACCTCATTCAGGTTCTCAACAGCGGTATCATGCAGAGAGATTTGAAAAGTTTAAACCAGGTGTAATCAG TGCAGAACTTAAAGAAGCTCTTGGGATGACAGATGAAGCTCTTCCACCATTTATTTATCGGATGCGCCAATTAGGTTATCCTCCAGGATGGCTGCTAGAGACCCTGCAAGAGAATTCTGGACTTGCTTTATATGATGGAAGAG ATTCAAGCGATGGTGACATGGAGCAAGACAAGCAACATCCAAAAGCTCGCTTTCCATCCTATGACACTAGTAAATTAATAGATTATGCAGGATTCAATGCTGTCATTCCAAAAGGGATTCAGGAT GAATGGAGACTATATGGTTCAATTCCAATGCAATCTCATCATCTAAAGGAGCATTTTGTACATCAATTGAATGCTAATGATCTCACA ACTAAACACAGTTCAAACAAAAGGGGTTCAGATGCTGACTCAAACCTTGATGGTGTAAAGAAACACAAGTCTGAAAAAGTTGAGACAAATGCCTATGCTTATGACATGGATATAGATTCAG ATTCTGAGTCTCTAAAGCCATTCCATGCTATTCCACCCATGCCTCCTGGTTGCCCAATAACTTCGTCTCCCCCTCCTTTACCCAGAGGAACGCCCCCTTCTACACCGCCTACATTTGTTCCACCTGCACCACCAACCCCAACACGTCCACCGCTTCCAAAAGACACCCCTCCCTCGACTCCTTCAACCTGTTCTCCAGCAAGACTTTCTCTGCAAGATGGAAATACTCAGTCAGTGACTCCCCTTATTGTGGACAAAACTCTGGATGAAGATGTACTGTCATTGGAAGAGTTGGAAGAACAACAGCGATTGATCTGGGCTGCACTGGCACAGACTGAAGGCACTGTTAGTGAGACAGAATGTCCTTGTGATTCTCCTGTAACCAAGAGTTCTACCAATTCCTCACCTGCAATAACTCCAGTAGACAACTGTATGGAAATAGAGTCTAATGATAAAATGGGAATAGTTGAATGTAAAATTGAGAGTCCAATTGCTGAAGCATCTTCCAGTGATTCTGGAGAAAAACAAATCAATTCATTGAAAGGTAGTTGGCACAGGGAAGAGAACACTCAGCCTGAGAACTCCGGAATGGAGACAGAAAGCAGTAAAGCCATTCAAGATTCTACCCCTACTTCTGCAGAATCTACTGGAGGTAACGGGGAATGTTTAGAGGAAACAGATGAGGCCAACACCAGTGCTGTTCCAGAAACACTGCAGGCAAATAGAGTTTCTGCAGTGCCCGACATGAGTAAATTTGCTACTGGAATCACACCTTTTGAATATGACAATCTTTCCGAGGCAACCGGAACATACCTCAAACTCAGGGACTTGTTGAAGAACTCTCCGAGAAACAAAATGaaaaagaaataa